The DNA region AGCACCATGCATTCGTTGATCGCAACGATGTCCTGACTGCCAGCGGCGCGGAAACCGACTTCGAGCTTTTTCGCCTTCATGTCCCAGCGCACCGCCACTCGGGCGCGACGCCGGTAACCGAATTCCGGACCGTTCAAAGGCGCGGCCCATTCTTCGGGTTCAACACCGGCGACCTTCGACAATTGCTCGGCGAGCATGCGCTGTTTCAGGGCGAGTTGTTCGTTGTGCGGCAGATGTTGCACGCTGCAACCGCCACAGCGACCGGCATGCGGACACGGTGCCGGGCGGCGCAGTTCGCTGGCCTGGAACACCCGTTCGGTGCGCGCCTCGACCACTTTGCCGTGGGCGCCCAACACGCGTGCTTCGACTTCTTCACCGGCCAATGCGCCGATGACGAACCAGGTGCGACCTTCAAAAAACGCGATACCGCGACCGTCATTAGCCAGGCGCTCAATACTCAAGCGCTGCTTTTTGCCGGTCGGAATTTGCGGGGCCTTGCTGCCGCCGGTGGGCTGGAAGCGCAGGCCTCTCTCTTGCTTGGCCATCAGTTAGGCGCGTCGAAAATGCCGGTCGACAAGTAACGGTCGCCACGGTCGCAGATGATCGCGACGATCACCGCGTTTTCAACTTCTTTGGACAGACGCAGCATCGCTGCCACCGCCCCGCCCGAGGACACGCCGCAGAAGATGCCTTCTTCGCGAGCCAGACGACGGGTCACGTCTTCGGCTTCGCTTTGCGCCATGTCGACGATCCGGTCCACGCGCTCGGCCTGGTAGATCTTCGGCAGGTATTCCTGCGGCCAGCGACGGATGCCCGGAATCGCCGAGCCTTCCATCGGTTGCAGACCGATGATCTGCACGCTTTCGTTCTGCTCTTTCAAGTAGCGCGAGACGCCCATGATGGTACCGGTGGTGCCCATGGAGCTGACGAAATGGGTGATGGTGCCTTCGGTCTGACGCCAGATTTCCGGGCCAGTGGTGGTGTAGTGCGCTTGCGGGTTGTCCCCGTTGGCGAACTGATCCAGCACCTTGCCGCGGCCTTCGGCTTCCATTCGCTGGGCGAGGTCACGAGCGCCTTCCATGCCCTCTTCCTGAGTGACCAGAATCAGCTCGGCGCCATACGCCGTCATGGCGGCTTTACGTTCGGCGCTGGAGTTGTCCGGCATGATCAGGATCATCTTGTAACCCTTGATCGCGGCGGCCATCGCCAGGGCGATCCCGGTATTGCCCGAGGTCGCTTCGATCAGCGTATCGCCGACGTGGATCTGCCCGCGCAATTCAGCGCGGGTGATCATCGACAGCGCCGGACGGTCCTTGACCGAACCCGCCGGGTTATTCCCTTCGAGCTTGAGCAATAGGGTATTGCTGGTGGCGCCAGGCAGACGCTGCAAACGGACCAGCGGAGTGTTGCCGACGCAATCGGCGATGGTTGGGTACTGCAAGGTCATGGCGTATTCGCAATCCAGACTGCGGGGGCGCCTATCATACCGGCAAACCGACCCAGGCCATATCACGCAAAGTACGGTGCTTATGGTTTATGGGAATAAGGTGCTGGATCAGTACTCTTCGCCTTGCGCGACGTTCAATGCATAGAACTCATGCAACTTGGCCTGCAACAACTGTTTGTCCGGTAGCTGCACCTGGTATTCAGCGATCAGCGCTGGCGACAGGCTGCGGTTAAGGGCGTACTCGACCACCTCGTCATCCTTGCTGGCACAGAGCAACACACCAATGGCCGGGTTTTCGTGGGGTTTGCGCTCATCGCGATCCAGCGCTTCCAGATAGAAGCTCAGCTTGCCCAGATACTCCGGCTCAAAACGGCCGACCTTAAGCTCAATGGCCACCAGGCAGTTGAGCCCACGGTGGAAGAACAGCAGATCCAGGGCGAAATCACGCCCCCCGACTTGCATCGGGTGTTCAGACCCGACAAAACAAAAGTCGCGACCCAGTTCGATCAGAAATTCCTTGAGACGCGCCAGTAACCCTTTGTGCAGATCGGTTTCGGCATGGCCGCCGGGCAGCTCGAGAAACTCGACCATGTAGGCGTCGCGGAATATCTCCAGCGCTGCCGGGTGAGTTTGTTTCAGCACTGCTGAGACTTTTGCTGGTTGGGTAATGCTGCGCTCGAACAGTGCAGCTTTTAGCTGGCGTTCCAGCTCACGCGTCGACCACTTTTCCTGGACGGTCAATCGCAGATAGAACTCACGCTCTTGCGGGAGTTTGCTCTGACTTAGAATGAGCAGGTTGTGAGTCCAGGGTAATTGTGTCAGCAGCGCTGACACTTTTTCATCGCCCCGATAAGCCTCGTAGAACTGGCGCATACGGAACAGATTGCGCCGGGTAAACCCGCGCAACCCTGGTTGAGTCTGAGCCAGATGCTCGGCCAGTTGATTGACCACGGCATCTCCCCACTCAGCCTGTTCCAGCTTGCGACTGATGTAAGCACCCACCTGCCAATACAGCTCGATCAACTGGGTATTCACCGCTTGCATGGCCTGCTGCTTGGCACTGTGAATCAGTGCAAGCACTTCATTGAAACGGTCGTCGGCTGCGTTGCCGGGGACGCTGGATGCATTCATGCCGAACTCCTGGAGGACGAGGAAAAACGCGAGTCTATTCCGTCAAGTCAGGCTTAAGGTGTCGGCGATACCCTTTAGGAAAGGTCGTACAAAATAACGGGAACGCTCCGGTAAAAACAGAACGGTGGTGTAGGGAAGGGCCTCTTCGCGAGCAGGCTCGCTCCCACAGGGCTAGGCGTTGATCACACCATTTGTGGCCGACACACCTCCACTGTGGGAGCGAGCTTGTCTCCGGGCGGCGATCCGACGATGGCGTCGTCACTGACACCACCGTCATCAGCCACTAATCGAATATTAAGCCGCAACCCTACCTCAGTGTTCTCAGCCCAAAGACTCCCACCCTGCCGCTGCACCGCATTCCTCGCAATGCTCAACCCCAAGCCAAATCCACCATCCCCCGGCCGTGAACCGTCGAGTCGAATGAACGGACAGAAGATCCGCTCAAGATCCGCCTCTGCCACCCCGCCGCCCTCATCCTCCAGCCACACATGCCAGAAGTCGCCATCGCGCTGCCCACCAAGGCGTACAACGCTGCCCTGCGGTGAATGACGAATGGCATTGCGCAGGATGTTTTCCAGCGCTTGAGCCAACGTATTGAGATGGCCGCGCACCCAGCAGGACGAATCCACCGCGCACTGCAACCGGCTCGCCGGCCAGCCACTTTCATAGCAGGCATTTTCCGTGAGCATTTCCCACAACGCCTGAATCTGGATCGATTCGTCGGGCAGCGGCGCGCGCTCGGTGTCAAGCCAGGCCAGTTGCAGGGTGTCTTCCACCAGACGCTGCATGCCATCGACCTCTCGGCCGATGCGCTCGCGCAATTGCGTCAACCCCTGCTCGCTTTCGCTGGCCACCCGCAGGCGACTCAGTGGCGTGCGCAATTCGTGGGACAGGTCGCGCAGCAGTTGTTGTTGCAGGGCCACCGTGCTTTGCAGGCGCTCGGACAGGTGATCGAAGGCCCGGCCCAGTTCACCCAGCTCATCCGGGCGATTGGTAATGCGGCTCGACAACCGCACATTCAACGGGTCGGCACGCCAGGCATTGGCTTGTTCGCGCAGACTGTTCAAAGGCACGACCAGCAACCGATACAGACCGACGCACAACAGTAAGGTGAACAGCCCGGGAATCACCCCGTTGGTGATCACCCGCCAGAACACCCGGTAGTGCCCGGGCACGAAACGCCGGGGCAGTTCGATCACCAGGCTGCCAGCGGACGGATCGTTGGGAAAAGGCACTCTCAACCACGGCAAGCCTTTGGTATGGCGACTCGTCGGCCAATCCAGACCGCGTAAAAAGGTCAGGCGCCGGGTTTCTTTTTCCGTCAGCGGGTAACTGCTCAATGACTGCAAGTCACCGCCAATCACACCGACCCATGTCGACTCACGATGGCCGACGCTCTGCAACCAGGCATCGACACCTGCACTCTGACGCTGATTCCACGCCTGCTCGGCTTCGGCGGCGTAGCGCATCAGCGTGCCCCGTGCCTCGTCGGACAGGAACAGGTTTTTCTGTTCCATGTAGCGCCCCCAGGACCAACTGAGCCAGATCATCAGCAGACAGAACGCCACCAACAAACACGCCAGTTTCCAGAACAGCGAATGCCTGCCCGGCAGGTCAGTCCACTTCATCGACAGCACTCAATACGTAACCCTTGCCCCACACCGTGCGCACTTCGCGCTCGAGGTAACCGACAGCCTTGAGCTTGCGGCGGATCTGACTGATATGCATGTCGAGGCTGCGGTCATGGGGCGCGTAACCGCGCTGCAGTACATGCTGGTAAAGGAAGGCTTTGCTCAGGACTTCATCGCCATTGCGGTTCAGCGTTTCCAGCAACCGGTATTCGCTGCGGGTCAGGCCGGCAGCGTGTTCGCCATAAAAGACATCACAGCATTCATCGTCGAAACGCAGGCTGTCCGCCGAAGGGGCAATCGGTGCCGGCGCCGGCCGGCGGTCGAGCGCGACGCGCCGCAGGATCGCTTCGATGCGCACCCGCAACTCGACCATGCTGAAAGGTTTGGGCAGGTAATCATCGGCGCCCAGCCGAAAACCACTGATGCGATCCGCCTCGGCACCGAGCGCCGACATCAGCACCACCGGGGTGGAATGGCTCTGGCGCAACTGCGTCAGTACATTCAGCCCGTCCAGGCCCGGCAGCAGAATATCCATCAGCACCACATCGAAGGCTTGCTGGCGGGCGATGGTCAAGCCTTCCAGACCGTTCTGGCACCACGTCACCTGAAAACCGCAACGTCCCAGGTGCTCATGAACATAGGCGCCGAGTACGAGGTCGTCTTCTATAGACAGGATACGAGGGTGGCCAGCAGTGATGGGAGTCATGACTATCTGCAAATAATTCTCAGTTGGCGATTATTCAAGATTGCCTCGCTGTGGGCAACACAAGGTTTGCCCGTGACGTAAAAGTGGTGATCCGGCCGACGAATGCCGACATCAATTTTACGAAGATTGCCCGCCTGCAAATCGCTACACTGCGCAGGTGGCGCGTGCTGGACGTACGTGCAGGTCATTAAATCGCTGGATGCAGGAGAGATGCGTGCTCAAGAAACTGGGAATTAAAGGCCGCGTGCTATTGCTGACCCTGTTGCCGACCAGCCTGATGGCCTTGGTTCTGGGCGGCTATTTCACCTGGATGCAGCAATCCGACCTGCAAACCCAGCTTATGCAGCGTGGCGAGATGATCGCCGAACAACTGGCGCCCCTGGTGGCCCCGGCCATGGGCCACAAGAACACCGACTTGCTGGAACGCATTGCCACCCAATCCCTCGAACAAACAGACGTGCGCGCCGTTTCATTCCTCGCGCCCGACCGTACCCTGTTGGCCCATGCCGGCCCGACCATGCTCAATCAGGCGCCGGTCGGCAACAGTTCGCAGATGCTGCGCCGCAGCGGCAATGACGCGACGCGTTACTTGCTGCCAGTGTTCGGCAAGCACCGCAATCTGGCCGGTGACGTGATTCCCGATGAAGCCGACCGCCTGCTGGGCTGGGTCGAACTCGAACTGTCCCACAACGGCATGCTGCTGCGCGGTTACCGCAGCCTGTTCGCCAGCCTGCTGCTGATCGGCGCAGGCCTGGCCGGTGCGGCGTTACTGGCGTTGCGCATGGGTCGGAGCATCAATCGGCCGCTGAGTCAGATCAAGCAAGCGGTGGCGCAACTCAAGGACGGTCATCTGGAAACCCGCCTGCCGCCCCTCGGCAGCCAGGAGCTGGACACACTGGCGTCCGGCATCAACCGTATGGCCGGCACCTTGCAGAATGCGCAGGAAGAATTGCAGCACAGCATCGACCAGGCCACCGAAGACGTACGCCAGAACCTGGAAACCATCGAGATCCAGAACATCGAACTGGACCTGGCACGCAAGGAAGCCCTTGAAGCCAGCCGGATCAAATCCGAGTTCCTGGCCAACATGAGCCATGAAATCCGCACGCCGCTCAATGGCATTCTCGGCTTCACGCATCTGCTGCAAAAAAGCGAGCTGACCCCGCGCCAGCTCGACTATCTGGGTACCATCGAAAAATCCGCCGACAGCCTGCTGGGGATCATCAACGAGATTCTCGATTTCTCGAAAATCGAGGCCGGCAAACTGGTGCTCGACCATATTCCGTTCAACTTGCGCGACCTGCTCCAGGACACGCTGACCATCCTCGCCCCGGCCGCCCACGCCAAGCAACTGGAGCTGGTGAGCCTGGTTTATCGCGATACGCCGCTGTCGCTGGTGGGTGATCCGCTGCGGCTCAAGCAGATCCTCACCAACCTGGTCAGCAATGCGATCAAGTTCACCCGCGAAGGCACCATCGTCGCCCGGGCCATGCTTGAAGAAGAGCATGAAGACAGCGTGCAACTGCGCATCAGCATTCAGGACACCGGCATCGGGCTGTCGAACCAGGACGTGCGCGCCTTGTTCCAGGCCTTCAGCCAGGCCGACAACTCGCTGTCCAGGCAACCTGGCGGCACCGGTCTGGGGTTGGTGATTTCCAAACGTCTGATCGAACAGATGGGTGGCGAGATTGGCGTCGACAGTACGCCCGGTGAAGGCTCGGAATTCTGGATCAGCCTGAGCCTGCCCAAAACCCGCGACGATGCCGAAGACCTGCCCGGTCCACCGTTGCTCGGGCGTCGGGTGGCAGTGCTGGAAAACCACGAACTGGCCCGTCAGGCGTTGCAGCATCAACTGGAAGACTGCGGCCTCGAAGTCACCCCGTTCAATACGTTGGAAAGCCTGACCAATGGCGTGACCGGCGCGCATCAGACCGATCAGGCGATCGACCTGGCGGTGCTCGGCATCACCAGCAACGACATGCCGCCAGAGCGCCTCAATCAGCACATCTGGGACCTCGAACATCTGGGCTGCAAGGTGCTGGTGTTGTGCCCGACCACTGAACAGACGCTGTTCCACCTCTCGGTGCCCAACCCGCACAGCCAGCTCCAGGCCAAACCGGCCTGCACCCGCAAGCTGCGGCGGGCCTTGTCCGACCTGGTCAACCCGCGTCAGCACCGCAGCGAACCCGGCGAACCGGTGTCCAGCCGTGCGCCAAAAGTGCTTTGTGTCGACGACAACCCGGCCAACCTGCTGCTGGTGCAAACCCTGCTCGAAGACATGGGCGCCAAAGTCCTCGCGGTGGAAAGCGGTTACGCCGCGGTCAAGGCCGTGCAGACCGAAACCTTCGACCTGGTGCTGATGGACGTTCAGATGCCCGGAATGGACGGGCGGCAAAGCACTGAAGCGATTCGCCAGTGGGAAAGTGAACGGCATTGCACGCCGCTGCCGATCGTTGCCCTCACCGCTCACGCCATGGCCAACGAAAAGCGTGCGCTGCTGCAAAGCGGCATGGACGATTACCTGACCAAACCGATCAGCGAACGACAACTGGCCCAAGTGGTGCTGAAGTGGACCGGCCTCGCGCTGCGCAACCATGGGCCCGAGCGCTCCAGCGACAGCCACGGTGGCGGTCATGAATTGCAGGTGCTCGATCACGAAGAAGGTTTGCGCCTGGCCGCCGGCAAGGCTGATCTGGCCGCGGACATGCTGGCGATGTTGCTGGCGTCGCTGGAAGCCGACCGCGAGGCGATTCGCTTCGCCCGGGAAACCAACGACCATACCGCCCTGATCGAACGCGTCCATCGCCTGCACGGTGCGACCCGTTATTGCGGCGTCCCGCAACTACGCGCCGCCTGCCAGCGCAGCGAAACCCTGCTCAAGCAACAGGACCCCAAAGCCCCCAGCGCACTGGAAGACCTCGACCGGGCCATCAATCGCCTGGCCGCCCATGCCCGTATAAACGCCTGATGATTACCTGTAGCAGCTGGCGAAGCCTGCGTTCGGCGACGCAGTCGTCGTAAATCCGGCAAACGCGGTTTACCTGAAAGACCGCAGCGCCTGATTTTACGACGACTGCGTCGCCGAACGCAGGCTTCGCCAGCTGCTACATAAAGCATGACCGAGTCAAATGGAGGACCGCATGCGCACGATTCTTTTCAGCAGCCAGACCTACGACCGCGACAGTTTTCTCAGTGCCGAGCTACCGGCCGGCATTGAACTGCACTTTCAATCGGCGCGACTGAGCCTTGATACGGTGGCGCTGGCGGAGCATCACGAGGTGGTCTGTGCTTTCATTAATGATGACCTCAGCGCGCCGATGCTCGAACGCCTGGCCGCGGGCGGCACGCGCCTGATCGCCCTGCGCTCGGCCGGTTACAATCATGTCGATCTGGCAGTGGCAAAGCGTCTGGGGCAGGCGATTGTGCGAGTCCCCGCCTACTCGCCCCACGCGGTGGCGGAACATGCGGTGGCGCTGATCCTGGCGCTCAACCGACGCCTGCACCGCGCCTACAACCGCACGCGCGAAGGGGATTTCAGCCTGCACGGGCTGACCGGCTTCGACCTCGTGGGCAAGACCGTCGGCGTGGTCGGCACCGGGCAGATCGGCGCGACCTTCGCGAAAATCATGAACGGCTTTGGCTGCCAATTGCTGGCCTACGACCCTTACCCCAACCCGCAAGTCGAAGCTCTCGGCGCCCGTTACCTGAGCCTGCCGGAACTGCTGGCCGAGTCGCAGATCATCAGCCTGCACTGCCCGCTCAATGGACAAAGCAAACACTTGATCAATCGCGAGTCACTGGCGCACATGCAACCCGGTGCGATGCTGATCAACACCGGACGCGGTGGTCTGGTGGACACGCCAGCGCTGATCGACGCGTTGAAGGACGGTCAGTTGGGTTATCTGGGGCTTGATGTGTATGAAGAGGAGGCACAGCTGTTCTTCGAGGACCGTTCCGACCTGCCGCTGCAGGACGATGTGCTGGCGCGGCTGCTGACCTTTCCGAACGTGATCATCACCGCTCACCAGGCCTTCCTGACCCGTGAAGCCCTGGGCGCGATTGCCGCGACCACCCTGCAGAACATCGCCGCCTGGGCGGCGGGCGCGCCTGTAAATTTGGTAAAGGGTGACTGAACCAGATCGAAGGTCATACGCCCGCGCCATGCTGCGCTGATGTCCGTGCTAGCATGCCGCGCATATTTGGAGGACCCATGGTCGAACACGATTTCCGCTACAGCCTGATGAACCCGCAACACACCCTCACCGAATGCCGCGCCCTTGTGCCGGGGCGTTATCAAGTCACCGGCAACGGCGGCTCGATCCGTAACAACGACGTGCTGGTAGTGACCCTCAAAGGCGCCAAGGACTTGTCCATGCGCCTGACCGTCGAAACGGTTCGCCACTTGATCAATCCGCCAGGCCAATGGGTCGCGGTGGCCAGTGGTCCGGTGTTCGGCGAACTGGCGATCCATACCTGGAAAGTCAACTGCGACAGCTGCGCCAAAGAGCTGAGCTTCGAGTTCGCGGTCGACGCCAAGCTGGGCAACAAGGCTGAAAAGCCTGCTGCCACCGCGCGGATCACCGAACTGGGCTGGACCACGGTTGGCGAGAAGCACCTGTGCCCGAAATGCCAGGAGCCCGCGTGATGAAACGCCTCGCTCTGACCGCTATGGTTGGCGCCAGCCTGCTGGGCTGCGCCGCCGAGCCGGTGCAATTGCAACAGAACCGCAGCTACATTCTGGAGTGGATTGGCGAACGTCCATTGATGGACTACAGCCACCTGAGCGTCACCCTCGGTGAAGACGGTCGGGCCTACGGCAACGGCGGCTGCAACCACTGGTTCGCGCCGTACACCCTGGAAGGCGACAAGCTGAGCTTCGGCAAGGTCGGCAGCACGCGCAAACGGTGTGCACCGGCGTTGATGGAGCAGGAAAAGCGTTTCCTCCAGGCGCTGGAAAACGTTCAGCGCTGGGACGTCTCGCCGATCGACCAGATGCGTTTCTGGCCGGCAGAAGGGAAGCCGCTGCGTTGGTGGCTTGAAGAGGGTTGATCATCAGCCCCGAAAAGATCGCAGCCTCGCCAAGGCTCGACAGCTCCTACAGGGTGTTCGGCAATCCATGTAGGAGCTGTCGAGCCTTGGCGAGGCTGCGATCTTTTGCTTTTAGTTCTTCGCCTGCAACGCCTCAAGCTTCGCCATCACCCCCGCCGCCGTCTGCTCGCCCATCAACTGTTCCCGTACCTTGCCCTTGTTATCGATGATGTAAGTCACCGGCAACGCCTCACTGCGCGGCAACTCGAAAAGATCGGCCGGATCAGAAGCCAGCACGGTGAACTTGATGCCCAGTTTTTCACTGGCGCTTTTCAGCTCTTCACCCTGCAGATTGTCGAAGTTGACCCCGAACACACCAATCTTCTTGGCCTTTAGCTGATCGGCCAGGGTGTTCAATTCCGGGATCTCGGTCCGGCACGGCCCGCACCATTCCGCCCAGTAATTGAGCACCAGCCATTGTTTGTCCAGACGTTCGGCGGCGACTTTCTGGCCGCTCTGGTCGATGCCATAGTCGTTACCACAGCCCCCCAGCAATAACGTACCGATGATCGCCAATGCCGCTGCCAGTCGCCTAGTCATGTCGTATTCCTTGTTCAAAATTGAATGCGCCTGCGACCCATCGCCTCCCAAGGTTCTGGATTACGCGCTGCACAGTTAGAATAGCCGTCACCTTACGCAAGATGCGAACCGCACATGACCGATCTGACGCTTTATCACAACCCGCGCTGCTCGAAATCCCGCGGTGCGCTCGAACTGCTCGAAGCCCGTGGCCTGACCCCGACGGTGGTCCGATACCTGGACACCCCGCTCAATGCCGCGCAAATCCAGAGCCTACTGACCAAGCTCGGCATCAGCGCCCGGCAACTACTACGCACCGGTGAGGACGAGTACAAAACCCTCAACCTGGCCGACAGCAGCCTCAGCGAGGCGCAATTGATCGCCGCCATCGCCGCCAACCCGAAACTCATGGAGCGACCGATTCTGGAAGTCGGCGACAAAGCCATCATCGGCCGGCCGCCGGAGAATGTGCTGGAGTTGCTGCCGTGAGTGCGCCGTACATTCTGGTTCTGTATTACAGCCGCAGCGGCTCGACCAATGAAATGGCCCGGCAGATCGCCCGGGGTGTCGAGCAGGCCGGCCTTGAAGCCCGGTTGCGCACGGTCCCGCCGATCTCGACCGAATGCGAAGCCGTGTCGCCGGACATCCCCGACGAAGGTGCGCTGTACGCCAGCCTCGACGATTTGAAGAACTGCGCGGGCCTGGCCATGGGCAGCCCGACCCGGTTCGGCAACATGGCCGCGCCGCTCAAGTACTTCCTCGACGG from Pseudomonas sp. ACM7 includes:
- the cysM gene encoding cysteine synthase CysM, translating into MTLQYPTIADCVGNTPLVRLQRLPGATSNTLLLKLEGNNPAGSVKDRPALSMITRAELRGQIHVGDTLIEATSGNTGIALAMAAAIKGYKMILIMPDNSSAERKAAMTAYGAELILVTQEEGMEGARDLAQRMEAEGRGKVLDQFANGDNPQAHYTTTGPEIWRQTEGTITHFVSSMGTTGTIMGVSRYLKEQNESVQIIGLQPMEGSAIPGIRRWPQEYLPKIYQAERVDRIVDMAQSEAEDVTRRLAREEGIFCGVSSGGAVAAMLRLSKEVENAVIVAIICDRGDRYLSTGIFDAPN
- a CDS encoding YhcG family protein, with translation MNASSVPGNAADDRFNEVLALIHSAKQQAMQAVNTQLIELYWQVGAYISRKLEQAEWGDAVVNQLAEHLAQTQPGLRGFTRRNLFRMRQFYEAYRGDEKVSALLTQLPWTHNLLILSQSKLPQEREFYLRLTVQEKWSTRELERQLKAALFERSITQPAKVSAVLKQTHPAALEIFRDAYMVEFLELPGGHAETDLHKGLLARLKEFLIELGRDFCFVGSEHPMQVGGRDFALDLLFFHRGLNCLVAIELKVGRFEPEYLGKLSFYLEALDRDERKPHENPAIGVLLCASKDDEVVEYALNRSLSPALIAEYQVQLPDKQLLQAKLHEFYALNVAQGEEY
- a CDS encoding sensor histidine kinase; translation: MKWTDLPGRHSLFWKLACLLVAFCLLMIWLSWSWGRYMEQKNLFLSDEARGTLMRYAAEAEQAWNQRQSAGVDAWLQSVGHRESTWVGVIGGDLQSLSSYPLTEKETRRLTFLRGLDWPTSRHTKGLPWLRVPFPNDPSAGSLVIELPRRFVPGHYRVFWRVITNGVIPGLFTLLLCVGLYRLLVVPLNSLREQANAWRADPLNVRLSSRITNRPDELGELGRAFDHLSERLQSTVALQQQLLRDLSHELRTPLSRLRVASESEQGLTQLRERIGREVDGMQRLVEDTLQLAWLDTERAPLPDESIQIQALWEMLTENACYESGWPASRLQCAVDSSCWVRGHLNTLAQALENILRNAIRHSPQGSVVRLGGQRDGDFWHVWLEDEGGGVAEADLERIFCPFIRLDGSRPGDGGFGLGLSIARNAVQRQGGSLWAENTEVGLRLNIRLVADDGGVSDDAIVGSPPGDKLAPTVEVCRPQMV
- a CDS encoding response regulator transcription factor, whose product is MTPITAGHPRILSIEDDLVLGAYVHEHLGRCGFQVTWCQNGLEGLTIARQQAFDVVLMDILLPGLDGLNVLTQLRQSHSTPVVLMSALGAEADRISGFRLGADDYLPKPFSMVELRVRIEAILRRVALDRRPAPAPIAPSADSLRFDDECCDVFYGEHAAGLTRSEYRLLETLNRNGDEVLSKAFLYQHVLQRGYAPHDRSLDMHISQIRRKLKAVGYLEREVRTVWGKGYVLSAVDEVD
- a CDS encoding response regulator, producing the protein MLKKLGIKGRVLLLTLLPTSLMALVLGGYFTWMQQSDLQTQLMQRGEMIAEQLAPLVAPAMGHKNTDLLERIATQSLEQTDVRAVSFLAPDRTLLAHAGPTMLNQAPVGNSSQMLRRSGNDATRYLLPVFGKHRNLAGDVIPDEADRLLGWVELELSHNGMLLRGYRSLFASLLLIGAGLAGAALLALRMGRSINRPLSQIKQAVAQLKDGHLETRLPPLGSQELDTLASGINRMAGTLQNAQEELQHSIDQATEDVRQNLETIEIQNIELDLARKEALEASRIKSEFLANMSHEIRTPLNGILGFTHLLQKSELTPRQLDYLGTIEKSADSLLGIINEILDFSKIEAGKLVLDHIPFNLRDLLQDTLTILAPAAHAKQLELVSLVYRDTPLSLVGDPLRLKQILTNLVSNAIKFTREGTIVARAMLEEEHEDSVQLRISIQDTGIGLSNQDVRALFQAFSQADNSLSRQPGGTGLGLVISKRLIEQMGGEIGVDSTPGEGSEFWISLSLPKTRDDAEDLPGPPLLGRRVAVLENHELARQALQHQLEDCGLEVTPFNTLESLTNGVTGAHQTDQAIDLAVLGITSNDMPPERLNQHIWDLEHLGCKVLVLCPTTEQTLFHLSVPNPHSQLQAKPACTRKLRRALSDLVNPRQHRSEPGEPVSSRAPKVLCVDDNPANLLLVQTLLEDMGAKVLAVESGYAAVKAVQTETFDLVLMDVQMPGMDGRQSTEAIRQWESERHCTPLPIVALTAHAMANEKRALLQSGMDDYLTKPISERQLAQVVLKWTGLALRNHGPERSSDSHGGGHELQVLDHEEGLRLAAGKADLAADMLAMLLASLEADREAIRFARETNDHTALIERVHRLHGATRYCGVPQLRAACQRSETLLKQQDPKAPSALEDLDRAINRLAAHARINA
- a CDS encoding 2-hydroxyacid dehydrogenase is translated as MRTILFSSQTYDRDSFLSAELPAGIELHFQSARLSLDTVALAEHHEVVCAFINDDLSAPMLERLAAGGTRLIALRSAGYNHVDLAVAKRLGQAIVRVPAYSPHAVAEHAVALILALNRRLHRAYNRTREGDFSLHGLTGFDLVGKTVGVVGTGQIGATFAKIMNGFGCQLLAYDPYPNPQVEALGARYLSLPELLAESQIISLHCPLNGQSKHLINRESLAHMQPGAMLINTGRGGLVDTPALIDALKDGQLGYLGLDVYEEEAQLFFEDRSDLPLQDDVLARLLTFPNVIITAHQAFLTREALGAIAATTLQNIAAWAAGAPVNLVKGD
- a CDS encoding META domain-containing protein yields the protein MKRLALTAMVGASLLGCAAEPVQLQQNRSYILEWIGERPLMDYSHLSVTLGEDGRAYGNGGCNHWFAPYTLEGDKLSFGKVGSTRKRCAPALMEQEKRFLQALENVQRWDVSPIDQMRFWPAEGKPLRWWLEEG
- a CDS encoding TlpA disulfide reductase family protein — its product is MTRRLAAALAIIGTLLLGGCGNDYGIDQSGQKVAAERLDKQWLVLNYWAEWCGPCRTEIPELNTLADQLKAKKIGVFGVNFDNLQGEELKSASEKLGIKFTVLASDPADLFELPRSEALPVTYIIDNKGKVREQLMGEQTAAGVMAKLEALQAKN
- the arsC gene encoding arsenate reductase (glutaredoxin) (This arsenate reductase requires both glutathione and glutaredoxin to convert arsenate to arsenite, after which the efflux transporter formed by ArsA and ArsB can extrude the arsenite from the cell, providing resistance.), translated to MTDLTLYHNPRCSKSRGALELLEARGLTPTVVRYLDTPLNAAQIQSLLTKLGISARQLLRTGEDEYKTLNLADSSLSEAQLIAAIAANPKLMERPILEVGDKAIIGRPPENVLELLP